One window of Amyelois transitella isolate CPQ chromosome 7, ilAmyTran1.1, whole genome shotgun sequence genomic DNA carries:
- the LOC106130204 gene encoding uncharacterized protein LOC106130204 isoform X7: MSHRIIEKRRRDRMNNCLADLSRLIPPEYLKKGRGRVEKTEIIEMAIRHLKYLQERANAGERQVGAEHFRAGYHEATAEAVRFLVEVQGYGPGDGLCVQMASHLQRHCEGVTKAGELPAREKPRSHPGSSSETASSSSSSHGYAVKHGVIAQAPPPAPPTYPPDPYDSERQHEQFPMECDRAVKSPFFPPVAPAPAADGEAMTEDEPLPLDGRRKREPTLRTVRKPEHSEDYLHSYKFKNSIERRFSRSQDNEAAENGTRPTPHGKVYNKRRRAAKLTPSTSTSGSTEETRDTSPQDTSSESPHHHNSYEKPPPPTQYVPVFALNSLGKYYVPLSVDYACLSRHLGPYDVLDARAVHLAAPLHPVTIHVNFQPCLNYHVKREPNDRDWRAV, from the exons ATGTCACATCGAATCATTGAGAAACGGCGGCGGGACCGCATGAACAACTGTCTAGCTGATCTCTCGCGGCTCATACCGCCCGAGTACCTGAAGAAAGGTCGCGGAAGAGTCGAGAAGACCGAGATCATCGAGATGGCCATCCGACATCTCAAGTACCTGCAGGAGAGAGCCAATG CTGGTGAGAGGCAGGTGGGCGCGGAACACTTCAGAGCGGGCTACCACGAGGCCACGGCGGAGGCGGTGAGGTTCCTCGTCGAAGTGCAAGGCTACGGACCAGGCGACGGACTCTGCGTGCAGATGGCCTCGCACTTGCAGAGGCATTGCGAAGGTGTTACCAAAG CAGGAGAGCTGCCGGCGCGCGAGAAGCCACGGTCGCACCCTGGGTCCTCATCAGAGACGGCGAGTTCCTCTAGCAGTTCTCACGGCTACGCGGTGAAGCATGGAGTAATTGCTCAAGCCCCACCCCCCGCGCCACCCACATACCCCCCGGACCCATATGACTCGGAGCGGCAACATGAACAGTTCCCTATGGAATGCGACAGAG CTGTTAAAAGTCCATTTTTCCCGCCAGTTGCGCCGGCCCCGGCGGCGGATGGGGAAGCGATGACTGAAGATGAGCCTTTACCCCTGGACGGCCGCCGCAAACGCGAACCCACGCTCCGAACCGTGAGGAAACCGGAGCATAGCGAGGATTACCTGCATTCGTACAAGTTCAAGAACTCCATTGAAAGGCGGTTTTCGAGGTCACAGGATAACGAA GCGGCAGAAAATGGCACCCGACCGACGCCGCACGGCAAAGTGTACAACAAGCGACGGCGCGCCGCCAAGCTGACTCCTTCAACGTCCACCTCGGGCTCCACAGAAGAAACTAGAGACACCTCGCCACAG GACACTTCAAGCGAGTCGCCACACCATCATAACAGCTACGAGAAGCCTCCTCCGCCAACACAGTATGTTCCTGTGTTCGCTTTGAACTCCTTAG GAAAATACTACGTCCCTCTAAGTGTGGACTACGCTTGCTTGTCGCGACACCTGGGCCCATACGACGTTCTGGACGCGAGGGCAGTTCACCTCGCGGCGCCGCTTCACCCCGTCACGATACACGTCAACTTCCAGCCCTGTCTCAACTATCACGTGAAACGAGAACCTAACGATCGAGACTGGCGGGCTGTATAA
- the LOC106130204 gene encoding transcription factor cwo isoform X8 → METRHYWEENGHAVKYDNYNSNDGFGRVADQLNFAAPSEDEAEYPPGAYLKKGKQDPMSHRIIEKRRRDRMNNCLADLSRLIPPEYLKKGRGRVEKTEIIEMAIRHLKYLQERANAGERQVGAEHFRAGYHEATAEAVRFLVEVQGYGPGDGLCVQMASHLQRHCEGVTKGELPAREKPRSHPGSSSETASSSSSSHGYAVKHGVIAQAPPPAPPTYPPDPYDSERQHEQFPMECDRAVKSPFFPPVAPAPAADGEAMTEDEPLPLDGRRKREPTLRTVRKPEHSEDYLHSYKFKNSIERRFSRSQDNEAAENGTRPTPHGKVYNKRRRAAKLTPSTSTSGSTEETRDTSPQDTSSESPHHHNSYEKPPPPTQYVPVFALNSLGKYYVPLSVDYACLSRHLGPYDVLDARAVHLAAPLHPVTIHVNFQPCLNYHVKREPNDRDWRAV, encoded by the exons CTACAACTCTAACGACGGGTTTGGCAGAGTCGCAGACCAGCTTAACTTCGCTGCGCCATCGGAGGACGAGGCCGAGTACCCGCCAGGCGCCTATCTCAAGAAGGGGAAG CAAGATCCCATGTCACATCGAATCATTGAGAAACGGCGGCGGGACCGCATGAACAACTGTCTAGCTGATCTCTCGCGGCTCATACCGCCCGAGTACCTGAAGAAAGGTCGCGGAAGAGTCGAGAAGACCGAGATCATCGAGATGGCCATCCGACATCTCAAGTACCTGCAGGAGAGAGCCAATG CTGGTGAGAGGCAGGTGGGCGCGGAACACTTCAGAGCGGGCTACCACGAGGCCACGGCGGAGGCGGTGAGGTTCCTCGTCGAAGTGCAAGGCTACGGACCAGGCGACGGACTCTGCGTGCAGATGGCCTCGCACTTGCAGAGGCATTGCGAAGGTGTTACCAAAG GAGAGCTGCCGGCGCGCGAGAAGCCACGGTCGCACCCTGGGTCCTCATCAGAGACGGCGAGTTCCTCTAGCAGTTCTCACGGCTACGCGGTGAAGCATGGAGTAATTGCTCAAGCCCCACCCCCCGCGCCACCCACATACCCCCCGGACCCATATGACTCGGAGCGGCAACATGAACAGTTCCCTATGGAATGCGACAGAG CTGTTAAAAGTCCATTTTTCCCGCCAGTTGCGCCGGCCCCGGCGGCGGATGGGGAAGCGATGACTGAAGATGAGCCTTTACCCCTGGACGGCCGCCGCAAACGCGAACCCACGCTCCGAACCGTGAGGAAACCGGAGCATAGCGAGGATTACCTGCATTCGTACAAGTTCAAGAACTCCATTGAAAGGCGGTTTTCGAGGTCACAGGATAACGAA GCGGCAGAAAATGGCACCCGACCGACGCCGCACGGCAAAGTGTACAACAAGCGACGGCGCGCCGCCAAGCTGACTCCTTCAACGTCCACCTCGGGCTCCACAGAAGAAACTAGAGACACCTCGCCACAG GACACTTCAAGCGAGTCGCCACACCATCATAACAGCTACGAGAAGCCTCCTCCGCCAACACAGTATGTTCCTGTGTTCGCTTTGAACTCCTTAG GAAAATACTACGTCCCTCTAAGTGTGGACTACGCTTGCTTGTCGCGACACCTGGGCCCATACGACGTTCTGGACGCGAGGGCAGTTCACCTCGCGGCGCCGCTTCACCCCGTCACGATACACGTCAACTTCCAGCCCTGTCTCAACTATCACGTGAAACGAGAACCTAACGATCGAGACTGGCGGGCTGTATAA
- the LOC106130204 gene encoding transcription factor cwo isoform X6, with amino-acid sequence METRHYWEENGHAVKYDNYNSNDGFGRVADQLNFAAPSEDEAEYPPGAYLKKGKQDPMSHRIIEKRRRDRMNNCLADLSRLIPPEYLKKGRGRVEKTEIIEMAIRHLKYLQERANAGERQVGAEHFRAGYHEATAEAVRFLVEVQGYGPGDGLCVQMASHLQRHCEGVTKGELPAREKPRSHPGSSSETASSSSSSHGYAVKHGVIAQAPPPAPPTYPPDPYDSERQHEQFPMECDRVAPAPAADGEAMTEDEPLPLDGRRKREPTLRTVRKPEHSEDYLHSYKFKNSIERRFSRSQDNEAAENGTRPTPHGKVYNKRRRAAKLTPSTSTSGSTEETRDTSPQDTSSESPHHHNSYEKPPPPTQYVPVFALNSLGKYYVPLSVDYACLSRHLGPYDVLDARAVHLAAPLHPVTIHVNFQPCLNYHVKREPNDRDWRAV; translated from the exons CTACAACTCTAACGACGGGTTTGGCAGAGTCGCAGACCAGCTTAACTTCGCTGCGCCATCGGAGGACGAGGCCGAGTACCCGCCAGGCGCCTATCTCAAGAAGGGGAAG CAAGATCCCATGTCACATCGAATCATTGAGAAACGGCGGCGGGACCGCATGAACAACTGTCTAGCTGATCTCTCGCGGCTCATACCGCCCGAGTACCTGAAGAAAGGTCGCGGAAGAGTCGAGAAGACCGAGATCATCGAGATGGCCATCCGACATCTCAAGTACCTGCAGGAGAGAGCCAATG CTGGTGAGAGGCAGGTGGGCGCGGAACACTTCAGAGCGGGCTACCACGAGGCCACGGCGGAGGCGGTGAGGTTCCTCGTCGAAGTGCAAGGCTACGGACCAGGCGACGGACTCTGCGTGCAGATGGCCTCGCACTTGCAGAGGCATTGCGAAGGTGTTACCAAAG GAGAGCTGCCGGCGCGCGAGAAGCCACGGTCGCACCCTGGGTCCTCATCAGAGACGGCGAGTTCCTCTAGCAGTTCTCACGGCTACGCGGTGAAGCATGGAGTAATTGCTCAAGCCCCACCCCCCGCGCCACCCACATACCCCCCGGACCCATATGACTCGGAGCGGCAACATGAACAGTTCCCTATGGAATGCGACAGAG TTGCGCCGGCCCCGGCGGCGGATGGGGAAGCGATGACTGAAGATGAGCCTTTACCCCTGGACGGCCGCCGCAAACGCGAACCCACGCTCCGAACCGTGAGGAAACCGGAGCATAGCGAGGATTACCTGCATTCGTACAAGTTCAAGAACTCCATTGAAAGGCGGTTTTCGAGGTCACAGGATAACGAA GCGGCAGAAAATGGCACCCGACCGACGCCGCACGGCAAAGTGTACAACAAGCGACGGCGCGCCGCCAAGCTGACTCCTTCAACGTCCACCTCGGGCTCCACAGAAGAAACTAGAGACACCTCGCCACAG GACACTTCAAGCGAGTCGCCACACCATCATAACAGCTACGAGAAGCCTCCTCCGCCAACACAGTATGTTCCTGTGTTCGCTTTGAACTCCTTAG GAAAATACTACGTCCCTCTAAGTGTGGACTACGCTTGCTTGTCGCGACACCTGGGCCCATACGACGTTCTGGACGCGAGGGCAGTTCACCTCGCGGCGCCGCTTCACCCCGTCACGATACACGTCAACTTCCAGCCCTGTCTCAACTATCACGTGAAACGAGAACCTAACGATCGAGACTGGCGGGCTGTATAA
- the LOC106130204 gene encoding transcription factor cwo isoform X3 gives METRHYWEENGHAVKYDNYNSNDGFGRVADQLNFAAPSEDEAEYPPGAYLKKGKQDPMSHRIIEKRRRDRMNNCLADLSRLIPPEYLKKGRGRVEKTEIIEMAIRHLKYLQERANAGERQVGAEHFRAGYHEATAEAVRFLVEVQGYGPGDGLCVQMASHLQRHCEGVTKAGELPAREKPRSHPGSSSETASSSSSSHGYAVKHGVIAQAPPPAPPTYPPDPYDSERQHEQFPMECDRAVKSPFFPPVAPAPAADGEAMTEDEPLPLDGRRKREPTLRTVRKPEHSEDYLHSYKFKNSIERRFSRSQDNEAAENGTRPTPHGKVYNKRRRAAKLTPSTSTSGSTEETRDTSPQDTSSESPHHHNSYEKPPPPTQYVPVFALNSLGKYYVPLSVDYACLSRHLGPYDVLDARAVHLAAPLHPVTIHVNFQPCLNYHVKREPNDRDWRAV, from the exons CTACAACTCTAACGACGGGTTTGGCAGAGTCGCAGACCAGCTTAACTTCGCTGCGCCATCGGAGGACGAGGCCGAGTACCCGCCAGGCGCCTATCTCAAGAAGGGGAAG CAAGATCCCATGTCACATCGAATCATTGAGAAACGGCGGCGGGACCGCATGAACAACTGTCTAGCTGATCTCTCGCGGCTCATACCGCCCGAGTACCTGAAGAAAGGTCGCGGAAGAGTCGAGAAGACCGAGATCATCGAGATGGCCATCCGACATCTCAAGTACCTGCAGGAGAGAGCCAATG CTGGTGAGAGGCAGGTGGGCGCGGAACACTTCAGAGCGGGCTACCACGAGGCCACGGCGGAGGCGGTGAGGTTCCTCGTCGAAGTGCAAGGCTACGGACCAGGCGACGGACTCTGCGTGCAGATGGCCTCGCACTTGCAGAGGCATTGCGAAGGTGTTACCAAAG CAGGAGAGCTGCCGGCGCGCGAGAAGCCACGGTCGCACCCTGGGTCCTCATCAGAGACGGCGAGTTCCTCTAGCAGTTCTCACGGCTACGCGGTGAAGCATGGAGTAATTGCTCAAGCCCCACCCCCCGCGCCACCCACATACCCCCCGGACCCATATGACTCGGAGCGGCAACATGAACAGTTCCCTATGGAATGCGACAGAG CTGTTAAAAGTCCATTTTTCCCGCCAGTTGCGCCGGCCCCGGCGGCGGATGGGGAAGCGATGACTGAAGATGAGCCTTTACCCCTGGACGGCCGCCGCAAACGCGAACCCACGCTCCGAACCGTGAGGAAACCGGAGCATAGCGAGGATTACCTGCATTCGTACAAGTTCAAGAACTCCATTGAAAGGCGGTTTTCGAGGTCACAGGATAACGAA GCGGCAGAAAATGGCACCCGACCGACGCCGCACGGCAAAGTGTACAACAAGCGACGGCGCGCCGCCAAGCTGACTCCTTCAACGTCCACCTCGGGCTCCACAGAAGAAACTAGAGACACCTCGCCACAG GACACTTCAAGCGAGTCGCCACACCATCATAACAGCTACGAGAAGCCTCCTCCGCCAACACAGTATGTTCCTGTGTTCGCTTTGAACTCCTTAG GAAAATACTACGTCCCTCTAAGTGTGGACTACGCTTGCTTGTCGCGACACCTGGGCCCATACGACGTTCTGGACGCGAGGGCAGTTCACCTCGCGGCGCCGCTTCACCCCGTCACGATACACGTCAACTTCCAGCCCTGTCTCAACTATCACGTGAAACGAGAACCTAACGATCGAGACTGGCGGGCTGTATAA